The Pseudanabaena sp. FACHB-2040 genomic sequence TTCACCAATGATTTGATGTACACGACGAGTAGGATGAATCTCGTCGAAGTAATAATAGTTATCAGGTGTTGAACAAGCAGGCTCTAACCCCCCAGTGGTGTATAAAAGTTTGCAGGCATCATTTATATTGGTAAAACCAAATGTCGCTGGGGTAGAGCGAATTTTGTTGCTAATTGCAACATGGTCATACAGTGCAACTTCGACACCTAATTGCTTATTCAGGGTATCGAGTTGACCGGGAAGACTTTTATTGATAGCATCTCTAAACTTAGCTGCCTCTTCTGAGTATTGCTCAAAAAGTGGTAATGCAGCTAAATCTGTAGAATTTACAACAAAAAACTGTTCTGCACCTAGCACTGCAAGTTGTGATATTCCAGAAGCAATATTGTTAACAGCAGCATCAGCTAATACATCGACCGAACCAGTCTGATTATTAAAAAACCTTTCTAATAAGTCATTTGTAGATATAAAAATGAAGTATAATCCTTTAGAATCTGGCACACGATTAACTTCTGCTTTATATTCTTCGATTTGACCGAATAAACCAGTATTTTGATATTTATCAAGCCAAGTACTTAAATTGCCATTACCGCTTTTTGCACCACCCACAGCATAATCTGTTAATTGTAAATTTTTTTGTTTTGCTAGTACCTCAACTGATGTTAAGCCGGGATCATTTGTCCATCGACCATCAGAGTCATACACATCTACTTGGGGG encodes the following:
- a CDS encoding SGNH/GDSL hydrolase family protein; translation: MLKNTIFKTFVTATVSSAAFLCVSVNNAYAASFNSISRIYAFGDSYSDNGAALRITTAAVNSGVPGAFIFPQVDVYDSDGRWTNDPGLTSVEVLAKQKNLQLTDYAVGGAKSGNGNLSTWLDKYQNTGLFGQIEEYKAEVNRVPDSKGLYFIFISTNDLLERFFNNQTGSVDVLADAAVNNIASGISQLAVLGAEQFFVVNSTDLAALPLFEQYSEEAAKFRDAINKSLPGQLDTLNKQLGVEVALYDHVAISNKIRSTPATFGFTNINDACKLLYTTGGLEPACSTPDNYYYFDEIHPTRRVHQIIGEDMANFLDIQKTPTVPEPSNVVALIACIGIISLLRRKVHSS